In Falsirhodobacter halotolerans, the DNA window GGGGTTTCCGCGCACGGCCGCAGGCGCAAATCCGTCGAAAATCGCATCATAGGCGGGGTGAACGGCCACCAACTGGCCCTGAATGTGACTGGACAGTTCGGTCACCACCACACCGCCCGCCCGCCCCAACAGATCGTCGCGATACGCGTCCGACCCCACGGCCAGATCAAGGTCGATCAGACGGTCATCCCCGCTGGGCACCTGCACACCCGCATATCCGCAGCCCGCCGCCCAGGCGGTGATTCCATCCCATGTGTCGAACGGCGGGGCATTCCCCGCGAACTGGGCCAGAAAAAGCCCTGGGCCTTTCATGGTGCGCATAGAATTCTCCCTTGGCCGACACACTCCCCATGTAATCGGTTGCAGAAAGCGTTGCACACTCGCCTTCGCTTTACAAGCGTCGCGTTTCACGCGATGCCATCCCCGTGCGAAAGGGCGGTCATGACAAAGAACCATACCCCACGGGTGCGCGACGTTGCAGAGTTGGCGAACGTGTCGACCGCGACGGTCAGTCGCACCCTGTCCCGGCCCGACCTCGTGTCCGAAGCCACGCGCGATCTGGTGCTGCGCGCGGTGGAACAGACGGGCTATACCATCAACATGGCCGCGCGAAATTTGCGGCGGCAGCGAACGGGCTGCATCCTCGCTTTGGTTCCAAACCTCGCCAACCCCTTCTTCGCGGCCATTCTGGCGGGCATCAATTCCGAATTGCGGGGCAGGGGGCTGAGCCTTCTGGTGGCCGACACCACCGCCGATCCCGATGCGCCCGACATGCTGGTGGAATTCGCCCACCGGTCACGGACGGACGGGCTGATCGTGCTGGACGGGTCGATCCCCGCCTCGGTCCTGACGCGGGCGGCCTGCCCGCCCGTGGTTCTGGCATGCGAATGGATCGAGGGGCTGACGATCCCGCGTGTCATCGCCGACAATCAGGCGGGCAGTGCGATGGCCGCGCGCCATCTTGTCGATCTGGGGCACCGGCGCATTTTGCATCTGACCGGCCCGTCTGGCAATCCGCTGACCGTGGCCCGCCACGCGGCGGCGATGGCCGCCCTGGCCGATGCGGGCGTGGCGCCCGATCCCGCCCTGCGGATCGAAGGGGATTTCACGCTCGCCTCGGGCCAGGCCGCCGCCACGGCGATTCTGGCGATGCCCACGCGTCCGACCGCCGTCCTGTGCCACAACGATGAAATGGCCTGCGGGCTTATGGGGGCGTTGCAGGAGGGAGGGCTGCGGGTGCCCGACGACATCTCGATCATCGGGTTCGACGATATCGCCATGTCCGCCCATGTCTCGCCCGCCCTGACCTCCATCCGACAGCAGCGCGACAATCTGGGGGCCGTCGCCGCGCGCACCCTTCTGGCGCTGCTGGACGGGGACGAGGTCGCGCCGGAAACCGTCCTGCCCGTCGATCTGGTTCTGCGCGGCAGCACCGCGCGGCCCTGACGGCTTTCCCGCCGATGCGCGGATGCGCCCTTTCCCCATGACCCGACTCGGCTTAGGCTGGGAAAAAAGAAGACGAGGTGGGCAGTGATCAGGTTTTTGCAGATGGCGCTTCTGGCGCTGGTCCTTTCGGCGTGTTCAAGCGACAGCACACCGCCGCGCAACACCGAAAACGCCTGCGCGATGCTGCGCGAACGGCCCGATTACGCCCGCGCCATCCGTGCGGCGGAACGCAAATGGGGCATTCCCGCGCATCTGCAACTCGCCACCATCTATCAGGAATCCAGTTTCGTCGGCAACGCCCGCCCGCCGCGCCGCTATCTTCTGGGGTTCATTCCGCGCGGGCGCGTGACCAGCGCCTATGGATATGCGCAGGCCATCGACGGCACCTGGGGCGACTATGTCGCGCAGGAAGGGGGGATGATGTCCCGCCGCACCCATATCGGCGACGCGACGGACTTCATGGGCTGGTACATGGCAGGAACCTCGCGCCAACTGGGCATTGCGCGGCATGACGCGACGAACCAGTATCTCGCCTATCACGAAGGGCGGCGGGGGTATTCCCGCGGGTCCTACAACAAGAAGCCGTGGTTGATCGCCGTGGCCCGCCGGGTCGAGGCGCGGTCCGAGCGGTATCGCACGCAGATGTCCACCTGCCGCTGGTGATCCGCGCCGCGACGTTCCGCCACATGATCCTTCGGGAACCGCGCGACATTTCACGGCATTGGCATCAGTGATGATCTGACGAGGGATAGGATGGACCAGACGACGGTGCCTTACTGTGGCCCCGCCCCAGTGGCGGACGAGCTTTGGGCCGCGTGGAATCTGGACCCTGTCGTCATTCTCGCCCTCTGTGCCGCCGCCGCCCTTGTCTGGCACCGGAACATCGCGCGCATGTCGGGCCTTATGGGGATCGCCGTGCTGGCGGTGGCCTTCGTGTCGCCCCTCTGCGCACTGTCCACCGCATTGTTTTCCGCCCGTGTCCTGCACCACGTCCTGATCATCGCGGTGGCCGCCCCACTGATCGTCCGGGGCCTGGGCCTGACCGCTCAGGCGATCGGCGCGGCGGTCCTGTTCCATCTGGCGGCCGTCTGGCTGTGGCACATGCCCGCCCCCTATCAGATGGCACTGCAAAGCAACGCGATCTACTGGCTGATGGAGGCGTCGCTGCTCGGCACGGCGATCTGGCTCTGGTCGGCGATGATGGCCGATGACCGGGGTGCGGCGTCGATCATCGCCGCGCTGGCCACGCTGGTGCAGATGGGGATGCTGGGCGCTATCCTGACCTTTGCCAACCGCCCCCTGTTCGAGGTTCATTTCCTGACCACCGACGCCTTCGGCCTGTCCCCGATCGAGGATCAGCAATTGGCCGGTCTTCTGATGTGGGTGCCCGCCGCCTTTCCGTATCTCGGGTTCGCATTGTGGCGACTGTGCGACGCCGTCCTGCCCCGGAAGGTCGCATGAGCGAGCTTCTGAAGGTGGTGCACATCGCGGCGATCGCCGTGTGGTGTGCGGGGCTGATCAGCCTGCCGTCGCTTTATGTGCAGCGCAAGACGCTGTCCGGTCCGGCCCTGCACCGGCTGCAGCGCATCGTGCGGGCGGCTTATATCGTCCTCGTCTCCCCCTGTGCCTTCGTGGCGGTCGCCTCGGGGACGGCGCTGATCTTCACCGAACAGGTCTATCAGCCCTGGTTCGCGGCCAAACTGGCCTTCGTGGGCGCGCTGGCGTTCCTGCATGTCCTGACCGGCCTCGTGGTCATTCGCCTGTTCCGTGAGGGGGAAACGTATCGCCCCGCCCGCTTCGTCGTGGCCACGGGTCTGGCCTCGGTGGTGATCCTGTCGATCCTCTGGCTGGTGCTGGCCAAGCCGGTCTTTCCCGGCCTGCAGGACGGATGGTTCCGTCCCGGCGCGCTGCAGGAAATCATTGCCCCCCTCAATCCTTGGGCGAGATCATGAGGCCGATGCCATGATCGAAAATCAGTTTTCCCCCGTGCCAGCCCGCGATGCCCGTCATGATGCCCCCCAGCACCGACAGCACCAGCCCATGCGGAAGGATCGCATCCGGGCTGGTCAGCCGCAGGCCCCAATTGGCCCCCGCGATGGCCACAAGCACCATGCCCGCGATCGCATGTGCCCAACTGGCCGCCCGCGCGCGGATGCCGGGCACGGCCAGCAGCTCCACCGTGCCCACAAGTGCGGCACCCACCCCGGCCACGAACGCCAGGCCGGACGACCATACGCTGACCCGCACCCAGAACGGATCCCCCCCCCACCAATACAGGATGTCGATGCCCAACGTGCAGATCACCAGCGCAATCGGAAAATGGACGGCCATCGCATGAAGCGGATGACCGGCGACCGCGACGGCGGATTGGGTCTCCATCTCCTCCACCTTGGCGATGACGGGGTTGTTCTCGCTCTCATGCGTTTCGTTCTCTGTCTCAACCGCCATGCCAAATCCGTTCTGAAAAACTGTGTCGGGGCAGGAAGGTTCACCGCCATGGTCGGGTTCCCGCTTCTTGGTGTCGCAGGCTGCGCGCGCGATCTGTCCACCCTTCATCCGGCAGGGCCGGTGGCGCAAGGGATTTCCACATTGTGGTGGGTGATGCTGTGGGGGTCGGTCGCGATCTTCGTGGGGATGATGGCCCTGTTCCTGTGGCTGTGGCTGCGCCCGGGCAGCGGGCAGCGCGTGCCGGCGCAGTGGTGGATCCTTGGCGGCGGCATCGCCTTTCCCCTGCCGGTAATCCTGATCCTGACCGGTGTCGCATTGTGGCAGGGGGAACGCGCCCTTGGCGGCACCGCCCCCATCAGGATCGAGGCGGAGGCCGTAATGTGGGAATGGCGCTTTTCCTATCCCGATACGGACATGCCACCGACCGT includes these proteins:
- a CDS encoding DUF2231 domain-containing protein, with the protein product MAVETENETHESENNPVIAKVEEMETQSAVAVAGHPLHAMAVHFPIALVICTLGIDILYWWGGDPFWVRVSVWSSGLAFVAGVGAALVGTVELLAVPGIRARAASWAHAIAGMVLVAIAGANWGLRLTSPDAILPHGLVLSVLGGIMTGIAGWHGGKLIFDHGIGLMISPKD
- a CDS encoding LacI family DNA-binding transcriptional regulator, which gives rise to MTKNHTPRVRDVAELANVSTATVSRTLSRPDLVSEATRDLVLRAVEQTGYTINMAARNLRRQRTGCILALVPNLANPFFAAILAGINSELRGRGLSLLVADTTADPDAPDMLVEFAHRSRTDGLIVLDGSIPASVLTRAACPPVVLACEWIEGLTIPRVIADNQAGSAMAARHLVDLGHRRILHLTGPSGNPLTVARHAAAMAALADAGVAPDPALRIEGDFTLASGQAAATAILAMPTRPTAVLCHNDEMACGLMGALQEGGLRVPDDISIIGFDDIAMSAHVSPALTSIRQQRDNLGAVAARTLLALLDGDEVAPETVLPVDLVLRGSTARP
- the coxB gene encoding cytochrome c oxidase subunit II, which codes for MVGFPLLGVAGCARDLSTLHPAGPVAQGISTLWWVMLWGSVAIFVGMMALFLWLWLRPGSGQRVPAQWWILGGGIAFPLPVILILTGVALWQGERALGGTAPIRIEAEAVMWEWRFSYPDTDMPPTVNQMHMPAGQEVEIVVTSPDVIHSFWVPRLGGKIDAIPGHANTIVLQADRPGDFGGVCAEYCGVGHQDMAFTVTAHDVWPVQP
- a CDS encoding lytic transglycosylase, whose amino-acid sequence is MALLALVLSACSSDSTPPRNTENACAMLRERPDYARAIRAAERKWGIPAHLQLATIYQESSFVGNARPPRRYLLGFIPRGRVTSAYGYAQAIDGTWGDYVAQEGGMMSRRTHIGDATDFMGWYMAGTSRQLGIARHDATNQYLAYHEGRRGYSRGSYNKKPWLIAVARRVEARSERYRTQMSTCRW
- a CDS encoding cytochrome c oxidase assembly protein; its protein translation is MDQTTVPYCGPAPVADELWAAWNLDPVVILALCAAAALVWHRNIARMSGLMGIAVLAVAFVSPLCALSTALFSARVLHHVLIIAVAAPLIVRGLGLTAQAIGAAVLFHLAAVWLWHMPAPYQMALQSNAIYWLMEASLLGTAIWLWSAMMADDRGAASIIAALATLVQMGMLGAILTFANRPLFEVHFLTTDAFGLSPIEDQQLAGLLMWVPAAFPYLGFALWRLCDAVLPRKVA
- a CDS encoding CopD family protein; the protein is MSELLKVVHIAAIAVWCAGLISLPSLYVQRKTLSGPALHRLQRIVRAAYIVLVSPCAFVAVASGTALIFTEQVYQPWFAAKLAFVGALAFLHVLTGLVVIRLFREGETYRPARFVVATGLASVVILSILWLVLAKPVFPGLQDGWFRPGALQEIIAPLNPWARS